One genomic window of Leopardus geoffroyi isolate Oge1 chromosome C3, O.geoffroyi_Oge1_pat1.0, whole genome shotgun sequence includes the following:
- the CCDC166 gene encoding coiled-coil domain-containing protein 166: MAPKKKLGTSAGRRPGAAGDGAEPPLSERAQYLQREYTLLSEQLDACEARVDQVLQENAFLDREALRLREENRLYASYMSARAQRCAHAVVRLEEQNRVDLTQIHGQRAELEALYRGRENGVRAQLLEMEARAARIARQVQELQPYKELQLEQLARIRALERELLHMRVDHTQLLHRVKRRFLEDKAAFEREARQRVQFLGRRAEREAARALVAHTQAIKADNARLRQELLRLLRWAQLLHDTRRQLLEQREQLRREHEDTWDLARVHGWLRRGPGGPPLWRPPPPPPPPPPPARPASHQGSLAASTAPSRGASQTPTWLPRVGSRAPSQAPSKEGSGASFQAPLRAGSHFLSSTPSHPGSRVASSTPSRPGSRVPSLVPSRPRSRVSSRASLYGASENTAPSAKSVPGPGSSRPPDAGDRGH; encoded by the exons atgGCTCCCAAGAAGAAGCTCGGGACCAGCGCGGGGCGCCGGCCGGGCGCGGCGGGAGACGGGGCCGAGCCGCCGCTGTCGGAGCGCGCGCAGTACCTGCAGCGCGAGTACACGCTGCTCTCGGAGCAGCTGGACGCCTGCGAGGCGCGCGTGGACCAGGTGCTGCAGGAGAACGCCTTCCTGGACCGCGAGGCGCTGCGCTTGCGCGAGGAGAACCGGCTCTACGCCAGCTACATGAGCGCGCGCGCGCAGCGCTGCGCCCACGCCGTCGTCCGGCTGGAAGAGCAGAACCGCGTGGACCTGACCCAGATCCACGGGCAGCGGGCCGAGCTGGAGGCGCTCTACCGCGGGCGCGAGAACGGAGTGCGCGCGCAGCTGCTGGAGATGGAGGCGCGCGCGGCGCGGATAGCGCGGCAGGTGCAGGAGCTGCAGCCCTACAAG GAGCTGCAGCTGGAGCAGTTGGCCCGGATCCGGGCGCTGGAGCGCGAGCTGCTGCACATGCGCGTGGATCACACCCAGCTGCTTCACCGTGTGAAAAGGCGCTTCCTGGAGGACAAGGCGGCCTTCGAGCGCGAGGCGCGTCAGCGCGTGCAGTTCTTGGGGCGGCGCGCGGAGCGAGAGGCGGCGCGCGCGCTCGTCGCGCACACGCAGGCCATCAAGGCTGACAACGCGCGCCTGCGGCAGGAGCTGCTGCGGCTGCTTCGCTGGGCCCAGCTGCTGCATGACACGCGGCGCCAGCTGCTGGAGCAGCGTGAACAGCTGCGGCGCGAGCACGAGGACACTTGGGACCTGGCGCGTGTGCATGGCTGGCTGCGCCGGGGCCCAGGGGGCCCGCCGCTCTggcggccgccgccgccaccgccgccgccaccgccaccaGCGCGGCCCGCCTCGCATCAAGGGTCCTTGGCCGCCTCCACAGCCCCATCGCGCGGGGCCTCCCAGACCCCGACATGGCTCCCGCGGGTGGGCTCCAGGGCCCCATCACAGGCCCCTTCGAAGGAGGGTTCAGGGGCTTCATTCCAGGCCCCGTTGCGCGCGGGCTCCCACTTCCTGTCCTCGACCCCGTCCCACCCCGGCTCTCGGGTAGCGTCCTCGACCCCATCCCGCCCGGGATCCCGGGTCCCATCCTTGGTCCCGTCGCGCCCACGCTCCCGGGTCTCTTCGCGGGCCTCGTTATACGGGGCCTCAGAGAATACCGCTCCCTCTGCCAAGTCTGTCCCGGGGCCAGGCTCTTCCCGTCCCCCAGACGCAGGAGACCGTGGACACTGA